DNA sequence from the Candidatus Hydrogenedentota bacterium genome:
GTGGGTGAAAGTTAGAGCTACGTCGACACAGTGCGGCCGGTCTGACGCACGATGCCGAGTTTTTTCATGCGGCTTCGCAAAGTGTTTGGGTGCATGTTGAGCGCCGTCGCAGCGCCCTTCATTCCCTCGATGACCCAGCCCGTTTTGGCAAGTGTCCGCACGATGTGATCGCGTTCGATCTCATCGAGCGTGCCGCGCTGTTCGTGGGGCTCGATGGGGACTGTCGCAGGAAGCAGACTCTCGTCGACGGTCAGCACGGGTTCACACGAGAGGATCATCGCTCGCTCGACGAGGTGTTCGAGTTCACGGGCGTTTCCAGGCCATGCATAGTTCTTCAGCCGCTCCATGGTGCCCGCATCGATTTCGTGAAAGTGTTTTCCCATCCGGTTCATGTATTTGGTTACAAAGTATCGCGCAAGAATGGGAATGTCGTCACGGCGCTCGCGCAGCGGAGGCAACGGGATCGGCACGACGTTCAACCGAAAATAGAGGTCCTCGCGGAACTGACCTTCCTGTACCGCTTTCGCAAGGTTTCGGTTCGTAGCCGCAATGACTCGCACGTCTGTCGTGATGGTGTCCGTGCCGCCGACACGCTCGAACTCTCTTTCCTGAAGCACGCGCAAAAGCTTCGCCTGCACTTCGGGCGGAATGTCGCCAATCTCATCGAGAAAAATCGTTCCGCCGTTGGCAAGTTCGAAACGGCCGATCCGGCGCGATAACGCACCGGTAAACGCCCCTTTCTCGTGTCCGAACAATTCGCTTTCCACCAGGCCCACGGACAGCGCCGCGCAATTCACTTTGATTAGTGGTCTTTCTTTGCGCCGGCTTAAGCTGTGTACAGCTCGGGCGACGAGTTCCTTACCGGTGCCGGTCTCGCCAGTGATGAGTACCGCGGCATCCGTTGGAGCTACGCGCGCAATGTCCGATACCGCTCGCCGAAATGCCGCAGATTGGCCTACCATTTCCTCGAAATTGTATTCGGCCTTGATTTCATCCTGAAGATACCTGCTTTCCAACCGTAGCGAATGCATTTTCTCTTCGGCTTCGCGCCGTTCATTCAAATCCCGCAGGATGATCGTGTACAGCATTTCGCCATTCGCGCGCCCGAAGGACACTGTTCCCTCGATAGGGAACTCCGATCCATCCATTCGGCGTGCACAAAAATGTTCCTCCGCATGAATGTATTGTTGCCGCCGCTGCGACTTGTCCGTCAGGGCCGGGAGCGTCTTGTCGATGAACTCGCGGAACGGCCCGGTCAGAAAGCGGGCGAGGGGGCTCCCCACCGCTTCGGCAGCACGGCATCCCAGTGCCGACTCCGCTGCCGCATTCAGCAGTCGAATGTGGCCGGCCGCGTCGACAGTAATGATAGCGTCCAACGCCGATGCCAGGATCGTGGCGAGCCGTTGTTCGCTTTCTACGAGCGCGCGTTCGGCACGTTTTCGTTCGAGTTCGGCGCGCGCACGGCTCGCGAACACTTTGAAGATCGCCAGGCAGCGCGGCTCCGGCGGCATCGCTTTCCGGTCGCACACGGCCAAATGCCCGAGCACGTCGTTATTGTTGTCCAACAACGGGACCCCGAGATAACTTCGAATCCCTTTTTCCGCAAGCGGTTTGTCGGCCGGAAACGATTCCGCGACGTGATCGCTGTAGAGGCACAGTCCGCCCGCCACGACCTTTTCGCAGGGGGTCCCTGTCAGGTCGAATTCGACATTGGGCACGATCGAGCCTTCGCTGGCGAACGCAAGGGTCCGCACTCGAGTTTTGGTTTCGGCGAACTCGGCAACAAACGCCATTGTCACGTCCAGCGCAACCGCAAGTTGCAGCGCCAACGCCCGGAAGAATTCGTCGCCAGTGACCGTTGCGGTCCCTTCAACTAGCGCTCGCAAGAGCGTGTCCTCGGTCGGCAGATTGTGCTCGGGGGCGGAAAGATCAACTGCGGAGGTAGCGATGGCGCGCATAACGACGTCCGCAGTGTCCGTCCCCGGTTCGATCCGCGCCATACCGGCAGTCTCCGTGCAATCGCGACTGGGCCAAC
Encoded proteins:
- a CDS encoding sigma 54-interacting transcriptional regulator: MRAIATSAVDLSAPEHNLPTEDTLLRALVEGTATVTGDEFFRALALQLAVALDVTMAFVAEFAETKTRVRTLAFASEGSIVPNVEFDLTGTPCEKVVAGGLCLYSDHVAESFPADKPLAEKGIRSYLGVPLLDNNNDVLGHLAVCDRKAMPPEPRCLAIFKVFASRARAELERKRAERALVESEQRLATILASALDAIITVDAAGHIRLLNAAAESALGCRAAEAVGSPLARFLTGPFREFIDKTLPALTDKSQRRQQYIHAEEHFCARRMDGSEFPIEGTVSFGRANGEMLYTIILRDLNERREAEEKMHSLRLESRYLQDEIKAEYNFEEMVGQSAAFRRAVSDIARVAPTDAAVLITGETGTGKELVARAVHSLSRRKERPLIKVNCAALSVGLVESELFGHEKGAFTGALSRRIGRFELANGGTIFLDEIGDIPPEVQAKLLRVLQEREFERVGGTDTITTDVRVIAATNRNLAKAVQEGQFREDLYFRLNVVPIPLPPLRERRDDIPILARYFVTKYMNRMGKHFHEIDAGTMERLKNYAWPGNARELEHLVERAMILSCEPVLTVDESLLPATVPIEPHEQRGTLDEIERDHIVRTLAKTGWVIEGMKGAATALNMHPNTLRSRMKKLGIVRQTGRTVST